Proteins from one uncultured Anaeromusa sp. genomic window:
- a CDS encoding AAA family ATPase: MVDTSMNLIPLLEYIDPATLDYSTWVNVGMALKHEGYTAAHWDEWSRRDAGRYRSGECFKKWGSFNGSSSPVTGASVVDMAKQNGWRPERNDYELGWDDIIGNHDELVMVDKNWIEGKELNEPKDWKPIKDLVLYLETLFESTENVGYVTDSWEKEGRFLPTKGNCDRTAGELIEKLNGCGGDIGSVLGDYKEECGAWIRFNPLDGKGVKNDNVTEFRFALVESDSMEIEKQNEIIRTLELPVACLVHSGKKSLHAIVRIDASDYAEYRKRVDYLYTVCRKNGLEIDSQNRNPSRLSRMPGIMRNGQKQYLVDVNIGKKNFQEWQEWIEAVNDELPDPESLQDTWDSLPELAPPLIDGMLRQGHKMLIAGPSKAGKSFMLIEMCAAIAEGKQWMGFPCTKGRVMYVNLELDRASCLHRFKDVYTSLGWPPANVNNIDIWNLRGRSIPMDKLAPKLIRRATKKNYIAIIIDPIYKIITGDENSADQMAHFCNQFDKVCTELGCAVIYCHHHSKGTQAGKRSMDRASGSGVFARDPDALIDILELEMTEALLKQEENKAVCKACVSFLQVHYPQWEDDVSQDDQCSEKVMLDYCKRVLPADTYLTLTNKHVFPARQRVKQRSAWHIEGTLREFPKFPPVNVWFDYPAHYVDTVGTLKDIEAAGEQQNTWKRNFKKKKSPAESKKDREVALENAIEAVKFGGKPTLKSVSEYMDVTEKTVRNYIKEHGDFTITGNGEIWGKDKTGNLVTL, translated from the coding sequence ATGGTAGACACATCAATGAATTTAATTCCTCTGCTCGAATATATCGATCCTGCAACGCTTGATTACTCTACGTGGGTAAACGTAGGCATGGCGTTAAAGCATGAAGGCTACACGGCAGCTCACTGGGACGAATGGAGCCGGCGCGATGCCGGGCGGTACCGCAGCGGAGAATGCTTCAAAAAATGGGGTTCGTTTAATGGATCGAGTTCGCCGGTTACTGGCGCGTCGGTTGTTGATATGGCCAAGCAGAACGGCTGGCGTCCAGAGCGCAACGATTACGAGCTAGGATGGGACGATATTATTGGGAATCACGACGAGCTCGTCATGGTGGATAAGAACTGGATTGAAGGCAAGGAGCTGAACGAGCCAAAAGACTGGAAGCCAATCAAAGACTTGGTCTTGTACTTGGAAACGTTGTTCGAGAGTACGGAAAATGTGGGATATGTTACAGACTCATGGGAAAAGGAAGGTCGGTTTTTACCAACTAAAGGGAACTGTGACAGAACTGCTGGCGAGCTAATCGAAAAACTGAATGGCTGCGGCGGCGACATTGGCAGCGTGCTAGGCGACTACAAGGAAGAGTGCGGCGCGTGGATCCGCTTCAATCCGCTGGATGGCAAGGGCGTGAAAAACGACAATGTAACGGAATTTCGTTTTGCGTTGGTTGAATCAGACAGCATGGAGATTGAAAAGCAAAATGAAATTATCCGCACGCTAGAGTTGCCCGTGGCCTGCCTGGTGCATAGCGGCAAGAAAAGCCTGCACGCCATTGTCCGGATCGACGCCAGCGACTACGCAGAATACCGCAAGCGAGTTGATTACCTTTATACGGTCTGCCGCAAAAATGGCCTTGAGATTGACAGCCAAAACCGCAATCCATCTCGTCTGTCGCGGATGCCAGGAATTATGCGCAACGGACAAAAGCAGTATTTAGTGGATGTGAACATCGGCAAGAAAAATTTTCAGGAATGGCAAGAGTGGATCGAGGCGGTGAACGATGAGCTGCCGGATCCGGAAAGCCTGCAAGACACTTGGGACAGCCTGCCGGAGCTGGCGCCTCCTCTCATTGACGGAATGCTGCGCCAGGGGCATAAAATGCTAATTGCTGGTCCGTCTAAAGCTGGCAAATCGTTCATGCTAATAGAAATGTGCGCGGCTATAGCGGAAGGCAAGCAGTGGATGGGCTTCCCTTGCACCAAGGGGCGCGTTATGTACGTTAACTTGGAACTAGACAGGGCAAGCTGTTTGCATCGCTTCAAGGACGTCTATACGTCCCTGGGATGGCCGCCGGCTAATGTGAATAACATTGATATTTGGAATCTGCGCGGCAGGTCCATACCCATGGACAAGCTGGCACCGAAGTTGATCCGGCGGGCGACTAAGAAAAACTACATTGCCATTATCATTGACCCAATCTACAAAATCATTACCGGCGACGAAAACAGCGCCGATCAAATGGCTCATTTTTGCAATCAGTTCGATAAGGTTTGCACGGAGCTTGGCTGCGCAGTCATCTATTGCCATCACCACAGCAAGGGCACGCAGGCTGGCAAGCGTTCCATGGACAGGGCCAGCGGCAGCGGCGTATTCGCCCGGGATCCGGACGCACTGATTGACATTTTGGAACTGGAAATGACTGAGGCGCTGCTGAAGCAAGAAGAAAACAAAGCAGTCTGCAAGGCCTGCGTTTCCTTCCTGCAGGTTCATTATCCCCAATGGGAAGATGATGTCTCGCAAGACGATCAGTGCAGCGAGAAGGTCATGCTAGATTACTGCAAGCGGGTGCTGCCGGCAGATACTTATCTGACGCTTACCAACAAGCATGTATTCCCTGCTAGGCAAAGAGTGAAGCAGCGCAGCGCCTGGCACATTGAAGGCACGCTGCGCGAGTTTCCGAAGTTTCCGCCAGTTAATGTGTGGTTTGATTATCCGGCGCATTACGTGGATACTGTTGGCACTCTCAAGGACATCGAGGCGGCCGGCGAACAGCAGAATACCTGGAAACGGAATTTCAAGAAAAAGAAGTCGCCGGCGGAAAGCAAAAAGGATCGGGAAGTGGCCCTTGAAAATGCAATCGAAGCGGTTAAGTTTGGTGGCAAGCCGACGCTGAAAAGCGTTTCCGAGTACATGGACGTAACTGAAAAAACCGTAAGGAATTACATTAAAGAACACGGTGATTTTACTATAACTGGAAATGGCGAGATATGGGGAAAGGATAAAACTGGTAATCTTGTCACGCTGTGA